The Nitrogeniibacter aestuarii genome has a window encoding:
- a CDS encoding enoyl-CoA hydratase, translated as MSDSIEPMVLRNDRDGVAHLILNRPAQFNALSDAMLGALIEQLEVIGADESVRVVVIGGAGKAFCAGHDLKEMRGNHTLDFQQALFRKCGKLMMKIQKLPQPVIARIHGIATAAGCQLVSMCDLAVAADVSRYAVSGINVGLFCATPAVGLSRNMGRKEAFEMLVTGDFIDAAEAQRRGLVNRVVPLDQLDDELGKLTASICAKTPVAVRMGKQLFYQQLETGIEAAYQMASETMACNMMTEDAAEGIDAFIAKRPPQWKGR; from the coding sequence ATGTCGGATTCGATCGAACCGATGGTGTTGCGCAACGACCGTGACGGTGTTGCCCACCTGATCCTGAACCGCCCGGCTCAATTCAACGCCCTGTCGGATGCCATGCTCGGCGCACTTATCGAGCAGCTTGAAGTGATCGGGGCGGATGAGTCCGTGCGCGTTGTCGTGATCGGCGGGGCCGGCAAGGCCTTCTGTGCCGGCCACGATCTGAAGGAAATGCGTGGCAACCACACCCTGGACTTTCAGCAGGCGTTGTTCCGCAAATGCGGCAAGCTCATGATGAAGATCCAGAAGCTGCCACAGCCGGTGATCGCGCGTATTCACGGGATTGCCACCGCAGCCGGTTGCCAGTTGGTGTCCATGTGCGATCTGGCCGTGGCGGCTGATGTGTCACGCTATGCGGTTTCGGGCATCAATGTGGGCCTGTTCTGTGCCACGCCTGCCGTCGGGCTGTCGCGCAACATGGGCCGCAAGGAAGCCTTCGAGATGCTGGTCACCGGCGATTTCATCGACGCGGCCGAGGCGCAGCGTCGCGGATTGGTGAACCGGGTCGTTCCGCTCGATCAGCTCGATGATGAGCTCGGCAAGCTGACGGCCTCCATCTGCGCCAAGACACCGGTCGCAGTGCGCATGGGCAAGCAGTTGTTCTATCAGCAACTTGAAACCGGCATCGAGGCGGCGTACCAGATGGCCTCCGAGACCATGGCCTGCAACATGATGACCGAGGACGCGGCCGAGGGGATCGACGCCTTCATCGCCAAGCGCCCGCCCCAGTGGAAAGGGCGCTGA
- a CDS encoding TatD family hydrolase translates to MLIDTHCHLDAAEFAFDRSLVIARARAAGVEGFVVPAVTAAGFDGLNTLADMTPGVARAFGLHPMFIGSACPDDLDCLERQLQRNDVVAVGEIGLDGFVPEPDMSRQQTWFEDQLQLAKRHDLPVILHVRKAVAPIIEALKRVGVSGGIAHAFNGSRQQADQLTALGFKLGFGGTVTFEGSRRIRALAAELPLDAIVLETDAPDIPPAWDRGGRNEPANVARVASEIARLRGLDVATVIAATGRNALAVLPRLGDVLAAG, encoded by the coding sequence ATGCTGATCGACACCCACTGTCATCTGGACGCCGCCGAGTTTGCGTTTGATCGCTCTTTGGTGATCGCGCGGGCGAGAGCGGCGGGTGTCGAAGGCTTTGTTGTGCCGGCGGTGACTGCAGCAGGCTTTGATGGGCTCAACACGCTTGCCGACATGACCCCGGGCGTGGCCCGAGCGTTCGGCCTGCACCCGATGTTCATCGGCTCGGCGTGCCCAGACGATCTCGACTGCCTCGAACGGCAACTCCAGCGAAATGATGTGGTGGCCGTGGGTGAAATCGGTCTCGATGGCTTTGTGCCTGAGCCCGACATGTCACGCCAGCAGACCTGGTTCGAGGATCAGCTGCAGCTGGCGAAGCGTCATGACTTGCCGGTGATTCTTCACGTCAGAAAGGCCGTCGCGCCCATCATCGAAGCGCTCAAGCGGGTCGGCGTGTCGGGCGGGATCGCCCATGCCTTCAACGGATCGCGCCAGCAGGCGGATCAACTCACTGCGCTGGGTTTCAAGCTGGGGTTCGGCGGTACGGTCACCTTCGAAGGTTCACGCCGGATTCGGGCGCTTGCCGCTGAATTGCCCCTCGATGCCATCGTGCTCGAAACGGATGCGCCGGACATCCCCCCCGCCTGGGATCGTGGAGGGCGCAACGAGCCCGCCAATGTTGCCCGGGTGGCGAGCGAGATTGCCCGGCTCAGAGGGCTCGATGTCGCAACGGTGATCGCGGCCACCGGGCGAAATGCCCTGGCCGTGCTGCCGCGTCTAGGCGACGTGCTCGCGGCGGGTTGA
- a CDS encoding TetR/AcrR family transcriptional regulator produces the protein MEKTSTKPRTQLDRQAWVDSAIELLAKEGVTGLRVELLAKHLKVTKGSFYWHFKDRRDLLDAVLNHWKDGRIRDIVKQTTAEPGNELAQIHHVIDVYSTSRSRRGIMIELAVRDWAKRDALAAAVVEEVDTKRLDCARALFLACGVPMAEASSRSMLLYAYVFGVSLMFCDQFSPDLDTLKRDIADLIARSASTRREHVA, from the coding sequence ATGGAAAAAACTTCGACCAAGCCGCGTACCCAGCTCGACCGTCAGGCGTGGGTGGATTCAGCGATCGAGCTGCTGGCCAAGGAAGGCGTCACCGGCTTGCGTGTCGAGCTGCTCGCCAAGCACCTCAAAGTCACCAAGGGCAGCTTCTACTGGCACTTCAAGGACCGGCGCGATCTGCTCGACGCCGTGCTGAACCACTGGAAAGATGGCCGCATCCGCGACATCGTCAAACAGACCACGGCCGAGCCCGGCAATGAGTTGGCGCAGATTCACCACGTGATCGATGTCTACAGCACCAGTCGCAGCCGGCGGGGCATCATGATCGAGCTTGCGGTCAGGGATTGGGCCAAACGCGACGCCCTGGCGGCGGCGGTCGTTGAAGAGGTGGATACCAAGCGCCTCGATTGCGCCCGTGCGCTGTTCCTGGCCTGCGGTGTGCCAATGGCAGAAGCGTCGAGTCGCAGCATGCTGCTCTATGCGTATGTATTCGGCGTTTCGCTGATGTTTTGCGACCAGTTTTCACCCGACCTCGACACGCTCAAGCGCGACATTGCGGACCTGATCGCCCGCTCCGCTTCAACCCGCCGCGAGCACGTCGCCTAG
- a CDS encoding electron transfer flavoprotein subunit beta/FixA family protein produces MKILVPVKRVVDYNVKVRVKSDNTGVDVANVKMSMNPFDEIAVEEAVRLKEAGIATEVVAVSCGVAQCQETLRTAMAIGADRGILVQTDEELQPLAVAKLLKAICEKENPELVVLGKQAIDDDANQTGQMLASMMKLPQATFASKVAIADGKATVTREIDGGLETLTMPLPAIVTTDLRLNEPRYATLPNIMKAKKKPLDNFTPVDLGVDVSPRLKTLKVEEPPKRSAGVKVADVAELVAKLKNEAKVI; encoded by the coding sequence TTGAAGATTCTGGTTCCCGTAAAACGGGTGGTCGATTACAACGTCAAGGTGCGCGTCAAGAGCGATAACACCGGCGTGGATGTGGCCAACGTGAAGATGAGCATGAACCCCTTCGATGAAATCGCTGTGGAAGAAGCAGTGCGTCTGAAGGAAGCCGGTATTGCCACCGAGGTGGTGGCGGTATCGTGCGGCGTTGCCCAGTGTCAGGAAACGCTGCGCACGGCGATGGCCATCGGCGCTGATCGCGGCATTCTGGTGCAGACGGACGAGGAGTTGCAGCCGCTGGCGGTGGCCAAGCTGCTCAAGGCCATCTGCGAGAAGGAAAATCCCGAATTGGTGGTGCTGGGCAAGCAGGCGATTGACGACGACGCCAACCAGACCGGTCAGATGCTCGCATCGATGATGAAGCTGCCGCAGGCAACTTTCGCGTCCAAGGTGGCGATTGCCGACGGCAAGGCCACGGTGACGCGTGAGATTGACGGCGGACTCGAGACACTGACCATGCCGTTGCCGGCCATCGTGACCACCGACCTGCGTCTGAACGAGCCGCGCTACGCCACGCTGCCGAACATCATGAAGGCCAAGAAGAAGCCGCTGGACAACTTCACCCCGGTCGATCTCGGGGTTGATGTCAGCCCGCGCCTCAAGACCCTGAAGGTTGAAGAGCCGCCCAAGCGTAGCGCTGGTGTGAAGGTTGCGGATGTGGCCGAACTGGTCGCCAAACTCAAGAACGAAGCGAAGGTGATCTGA
- a CDS encoding electron transfer flavoprotein subunit alpha/FixB family protein: protein MSILVIAEHDNAEVKASTLNAIAAAKAIGGDIDLLVAGSGCGAVAEAVARLDGVTRVLVADAAHYADQGAENVAELISSRASGYSHVLAPATTFGKNVLPRVAATLDVAQISDIIAVESADTFKRPIYAGNAIATVQSADAVKVITVRTTAFEAVGEGGSASVEAIDAAVDTGMSSLVGRELTVSERPELGAAGIIVSGGRGLGSGENYHQLLEPLADKLGAALGASRAAVDAGYVPNDYQVGQTGKIVAPQLYVAIGISGAIQHLAGMKDSKVIVAINKDEEAPIFQVADYGLVADLFEAVPALTGELG from the coding sequence ATGAGTATTCTTGTCATCGCAGAACACGACAACGCCGAAGTCAAGGCGTCCACCCTGAACGCCATCGCAGCCGCAAAGGCCATCGGTGGCGACATCGATCTGCTCGTCGCCGGTAGCGGTTGCGGTGCCGTGGCCGAGGCCGTCGCCAGGCTCGATGGTGTCACCAGGGTGCTGGTGGCCGATGCGGCCCACTACGCCGATCAGGGCGCCGAGAACGTGGCCGAACTCATCTCGTCGCGGGCGTCCGGGTACAGCCATGTGCTGGCGCCGGCAACCACCTTCGGCAAGAACGTGCTGCCGCGTGTGGCTGCCACGCTGGATGTGGCGCAGATCTCCGACATCATCGCAGTGGAATCGGCGGACACGTTCAAGCGCCCGATCTATGCCGGCAATGCCATTGCCACCGTGCAGAGTGCGGATGCCGTCAAGGTGATCACCGTGCGGACCACCGCGTTCGAGGCCGTGGGCGAGGGTGGCTCGGCGAGCGTCGAGGCGATTGACGCGGCCGTCGATACCGGCATGTCGTCGCTGGTTGGCCGCGAGCTGACGGTGTCGGAGCGTCCCGAGCTGGGCGCTGCAGGCATCATCGTCTCCGGCGGCCGCGGTCTGGGCAGTGGGGAAAACTATCACCAGCTGCTCGAGCCGCTGGCCGACAAACTCGGCGCTGCGCTGGGTGCCAGCCGTGCGGCTGTGGATGCCGGCTACGTGCCGAACGACTATCAGGTGGGTCAGACCGGCAAGATCGTCGCCCCGCAGCTGTACGTGGCCATCGGTATCTCCGGTGCCATCCAGCACCTGGCCGGCATGAAAGACTCCAAGGTGATCGTGGCGATCAACAAAGACGAGGAAGCGCCAATCTTCCAGGTGGCCGACTACGGGCTTGTGGCCGACCTGTTCGAGGCGGTCCCGGCGCTGACCGGCGAGCTGGGCTGA